From bacterium, a single genomic window includes:
- a CDS encoding radical SAM protein — MKLLLINPKFPESFWSFSWALDHVTTDKKTVNSPLGLATLAALTPSDWDITIIDENVESIDWDFQADLVGVCGMGVQVPRQKEILEHFKKRGIFVVAGGSYASLCPEDYEGLADAVISGEAEYIWPRFCADFAAGHPLALYQETGEVDLTDSPAPRYDLLKTEHYQKVSLQFSRGCPFRCEFCDIIVMFGRKPRTKSLGQVERELDLLRSRGVTSVFFVDDNLIGHIHKAKEFLAFLAEYQKRHDYRFSFGTEASINMAADAELMGLFRDANFEWVFIGIETPNEDSLMETLKKQNLRGDLLSSIRTVYDYGIDIFAGFIVGFDNDDKTIFERQYNFIVSSGIVVSMVALLCALPKTPLFERLQKAGRLKQEHAPDNTRPFTNVIPLRMSHEDLVAGYEDLQRRLTDDRAIFQRIRNKLRHLRKPLTSPHLSWKQKISYGLGLLVHGILPGGPRRIAYFLRSCLPALRNPKTVAVILTDWIAALSLKSYRVRHFDKTPSGVQASFLRLQTAVTRTLQNLEGVSLRIAARQGIERLWIDLKDAADMDRILRLSRAIRRTLRKSHEEIVIDCRSLKESSALQVALLLRKLRRYRRQVYVQLPQALYQLLREELTPFQYTLVPA, encoded by the coding sequence ATGAAACTCCTTCTCATCAATCCGAAGTTCCCCGAAAGCTTTTGGAGCTTTTCTTGGGCCTTGGACCACGTGACCACGGACAAGAAGACGGTCAATTCCCCCCTGGGGCTGGCCACCCTGGCCGCCCTCACGCCCTCGGACTGGGACATTACGATCATCGACGAGAACGTCGAATCCATCGACTGGGATTTCCAGGCCGACCTCGTGGGCGTCTGCGGCATGGGCGTGCAAGTTCCGCGCCAAAAAGAGATTTTGGAACATTTCAAGAAGCGGGGGATCTTCGTCGTCGCCGGGGGCTCCTACGCCTCGCTTTGCCCGGAGGATTACGAAGGACTCGCAGACGCGGTGATTTCGGGCGAGGCCGAATACATCTGGCCGCGATTTTGCGCCGATTTCGCCGCCGGACATCCGCTGGCCCTCTACCAGGAGACCGGCGAGGTGGACCTGACCGATTCGCCGGCGCCCCGTTACGACCTCCTCAAGACGGAACACTACCAAAAGGTCTCCCTCCAATTCTCGCGCGGCTGTCCCTTCCGCTGCGAGTTCTGCGACATCATCGTCATGTTCGGCCGCAAACCGAGGACGAAATCGCTCGGGCAGGTGGAGCGTGAATTGGACCTTTTGAGGAGCCGGGGCGTCACGAGCGTCTTCTTCGTCGACGACAACCTGATCGGCCACATCCACAAGGCCAAGGAGTTCTTGGCCTTCCTGGCGGAATACCAAAAGCGCCACGATTACCGGTTCAGCTTCGGGACCGAGGCCTCCATCAACATGGCGGCGGACGCGGAACTGATGGGGCTGTTCCGGGACGCGAACTTCGAGTGGGTCTTCATCGGCATCGAAACGCCGAACGAGGACAGCCTCATGGAGACCTTGAAGAAGCAGAACCTGCGCGGCGACCTCCTGAGCTCCATCCGGACGGTCTACGATTACGGCATCGACATCTTCGCGGGATTCATCGTGGGATTCGACAACGACGACAAAACGATCTTCGAGCGCCAGTATAACTTCATCGTCTCCTCCGGAATCGTCGTCTCCATGGTGGCCCTTCTCTGCGCACTGCCCAAGACGCCTCTCTTCGAGAGGCTCCAGAAGGCGGGGCGTCTGAAGCAGGAACACGCGCCCGACAACACGCGCCCTTTCACGAACGTCATTCCGCTCCGGATGTCCCATGAGGATCTGGTCGCGGGTTACGAGGACCTGCAGCGAAGGCTCACGGATGACCGCGCGATCTTCCAGCGCATCCGCAACAAGCTACGGCATCTGAGGAAGCCGCTCACCTCGCCGCACCTGTCGTGGAAGCAGAAGATCTCCTACGGCCTTGGCCTGCTGGTCCACGGCATCCTTCCGGGCGGACCGAGACGCATCGCCTATTTCCTGCGTTCCTGCCTGCCGGCCCTGAGGAACCCCAAGACCGTGGCCGTCATCCTCACCGACTGGATCGCCGCCCTGTCCCTCAAGAGCTACCGCGTCCGGCATTTCGACAAGACACCCTCGGGCGTGCAGGCGTCTTTTCTACGTCTCCAGACGGCCGTCACGCGGACGCTCCAGAACCTCGAAGGCGTGTCGCTGAGAATCGCCGCCCGGCAGGGCATCGAACGGCTCTGGATCGACCTCAAGGACGCGGCCGACATGGACCGGATCCTCCGTCTGTCGCGGGCCATCCGGAGGACGCTCCGGAAGTCGCACGAGGAGATCGTCATCGATTGCCGCTCCCTGAAGGAATCAAGCGCCCTGCAGGTGGCCCTTCTTCTGCGCAAACTCCGTCGCTATCGGAGACAGGTTTACGTTCAGCTTCCCCAGGCCCTCTACCAGCTCCTTCGCGAAGAGCTGACGCCTTTCCAGTACACCCTCGTACCGGCCTGA
- a CDS encoding 2-hydroxyacid dehydrogenase — MDASPEIPTVVSLSPLPKGFLEQLLLPHLAGRTLDLVSAADSSPEGLQAAVQRARILLGDYTFERRITAATIQEAGRLQLIQQPSVGVQHIDLEACRAKGIPVANAAGANDKSVAEHTILLALMLLKKALYFHRRTEAGVWAQSEAFELGVFELAGKRWGIVGMGRIGRELARRLGPFGTEIVYFDPRRLPAEEEDALGVAYVPLEKLIRRSDIVSLHVPLTPETRGMIGAEVLRSMKTGSYLINVARGELVDEKALAEALNTGAIAGAGIDVFSEEPIRPGHPLLTCRNVVLTPHLAGTTNEARARVIEVSVKNILRVLNGEKPVNVVNGV, encoded by the coding sequence ATGGACGCCTCGCCCGAGATCCCCACGGTCGTCTCCCTCTCGCCCCTCCCGAAGGGTTTCCTCGAACAACTCCTGCTGCCGCACCTCGCGGGCCGCACCCTGGATCTCGTCAGCGCGGCCGACTCAAGCCCCGAGGGACTTCAAGCCGCCGTCCAAAGGGCCCGGATCCTCCTGGGCGACTACACCTTCGAGCGCCGGATCACGGCCGCGACGATTCAGGAGGCCGGCCGGCTTCAACTCATCCAGCAGCCCAGCGTGGGCGTCCAGCACATCGACCTCGAGGCCTGCCGGGCGAAGGGGATCCCCGTCGCCAACGCCGCGGGCGCCAACGACAAGAGCGTCGCCGAGCACACGATCCTCCTGGCCTTGATGCTCCTGAAGAAGGCCCTCTACTTCCACCGGAGGACGGAGGCGGGCGTCTGGGCCCAGTCCGAGGCCTTCGAGTTGGGGGTCTTTGAGCTTGCGGGCAAACGCTGGGGGATCGTGGGCATGGGCCGCATCGGACGCGAATTGGCCAGGCGTCTCGGTCCCTTCGGGACCGAGATCGTCTATTTCGACCCCCGGAGGCTCCCGGCGGAGGAGGAAGACGCACTGGGCGTCGCCTACGTCCCCTTGGAAAAGCTGATACGAAGGTCGGATATCGTAAGCCTTCACGTGCCGCTGACGCCCGAGACGCGGGGCATGATCGGCGCGGAGGTCCTGCGTTCCATGAAGACGGGATCGTACCTGATCAACGTCGCCCGGGGCGAATTGGTCGACGAGAAGGCCCTCGCGGAGGCCCTCAATACGGGGGCGATCGCCGGGGCCGGGATCGACGTCTTCTCCGAGGAGCCGATCCGTCCCGGCCACCCGCTTCTCACGTGCCGGAACGTGGTGCTCACGCCGCATCTGGCCGGCACCACCAACGAGGCGCGGGCGCGGGTCATCGAAGTCTCCGTGAAGAACATCCTCCGCGTCTTGAATGGCGAGAAACCCGTCAATGTAGTAAACGGAGTCTAG
- the glp gene encoding gephyrin-like molybdotransferase Glp has product MTSAQDALAAILSRAEPLSIEDCPLKDSLHRHLASPVVAPIPLPPFDNSAMDGYVIAGEGDSFQVMPTIAAGDRGPSVIHPEEAFRIMTGAPVPEGAYAVVPFEEWPIMKPVTRGDNIRRAGEDVAKGDRLFGAGERITSRTIALMAALGLETVRVFRRPSVRVLSTGSELVDVGARRAVPLRPGQIYNSNGPALAAALKEMGIEAETVGAAVDDEDTLKKALNRGNGADVLITIGGVSAGDFDLVPKALEALGAQVVFHKVSIKPGKPLLYALWGRTHVFALPGNPVSALLVFDRFVRPALLKMMGAEKISRTPHEAVAAEPLKGASGKEVYLRGIVTSENGRFIARSAGAQGSAMLRSLARANAVLIVPASKQRIAAGESLSFEFLEDN; this is encoded by the coding sequence ATGACCTCAGCGCAGGACGCGCTGGCCGCGATCCTCTCGCGGGCCGAGCCGCTTTCCATCGAAGATTGCCCCCTGAAAGACTCCCTTCACCGGCACCTGGCCAGTCCGGTCGTCGCCCCCATCCCGCTCCCACCCTTCGACAATTCCGCCATGGACGGGTACGTCATCGCCGGCGAAGGGGATTCGTTTCAGGTCATGCCGACGATTGCGGCCGGGGATCGGGGACCGTCCGTCATTCATCCCGAAGAGGCCTTTCGCATCATGACCGGGGCCCCGGTGCCGGAAGGCGCTTATGCCGTCGTGCCGTTCGAAGAATGGCCCATCATGAAACCCGTCACCCGGGGGGACAACATCCGCCGGGCGGGCGAGGACGTGGCGAAGGGCGACCGGCTTTTCGGGGCGGGCGAAAGGATCACGTCCCGGACGATCGCCCTCATGGCCGCCCTGGGGCTTGAGACCGTCCGTGTCTTTCGCAGACCGAGCGTGCGCGTCCTCTCGACGGGTTCGGAATTGGTCGATGTAGGGGCACGGCGCGCCGTGCCCCTACGACCGGGACAAATTTACAACAGCAACGGCCCCGCTCTCGCCGCCGCCCTCAAGGAAATGGGGATCGAGGCGGAGACGGTCGGCGCCGCCGTCGACGACGAGGACACGCTCAAGAAGGCCTTGAACCGGGGGAACGGCGCAGACGTCCTGATCACCATCGGCGGGGTTTCCGCCGGCGACTTCGACCTGGTCCCGAAGGCCCTCGAGGCGCTCGGAGCCCAGGTCGTTTTTCACAAGGTTTCCATCAAACCGGGCAAGCCTCTGCTCTACGCCCTCTGGGGACGGACCCATGTCTTCGCCCTGCCCGGCAACCCCGTTTCCGCCCTCCTGGTCTTCGACCGCTTCGTGCGGCCGGCCCTCCTCAAGATGATGGGGGCCGAAAAGATCAGCCGCACCCCGCACGAGGCGGTCGCGGCCGAGCCGCTCAAGGGCGCCTCCGGCAAGGAGGTCTATCTGCGCGGAATCGTCACCTCCGAGAACGGCCGGTTCATCGCCCGCTCCGCCGGGGCGCAGGGTTCGGCCATGCTCCGCTCGCTCGCCCGCGCCAACGCCGTTCTGATCGTCCCCGCCTCCAAACAACGCATCGCCGCCGGCGAGTCCTTGTCGTTCGAATTTCTGGAGGACAATTGA
- the moaA gene encoding GTP 3',8-cyclase MoaA: MLTDGSQRKIEYLRLSLTDLCNIRCHYCLPPEGISKAHRSEILSFEEIERLVSLLAGLGIRRVRLTGGEPLVRQGLPELVRRLKAIGGLEEVLLTTNALLLAPIAKALREAGLTQINIHLDTLKPKRFRQITRLGEIERVFEGIEAARREGFSPIKLNAVVQRGINDGEVTDLLEYAARQGLTLRFIEMMPIGPGLGMPRLFIPRDEILERLSERFTLLPSTERLGLGPASYYRIQELGTLVGFIAPVSHPFCDACNRIRISSDGRFQDCLAYDGTFSFRDRLRTPGVSDDEIAGEVRDLLQGKRPGHAGFVQLPSLATPCMSAIGG, encoded by the coding sequence ATGCTGACTGACGGTTCGCAAAGAAAGATCGAATACCTTCGTCTCTCGCTCACGGATTTGTGCAACATCCGTTGCCACTACTGTCTGCCGCCCGAGGGCATTTCGAAGGCGCACCGATCCGAGATCCTCTCGTTCGAGGAAATCGAACGACTGGTGTCCCTCCTGGCCGGCCTCGGGATACGACGCGTGCGGCTGACCGGCGGGGAACCCCTGGTCCGCCAGGGTCTTCCGGAACTCGTCCGCCGACTCAAGGCGATCGGCGGCCTGGAAGAGGTCCTGCTCACGACCAATGCCCTCCTCCTGGCGCCGATCGCCAAGGCGCTCCGCGAAGCGGGGCTCACGCAGATCAACATCCACCTCGACACCTTGAAACCCAAGCGATTCCGTCAAATCACGCGCCTGGGCGAGATCGAGCGCGTCTTCGAGGGCATCGAGGCCGCCCGCCGCGAGGGTTTTAGCCCCATCAAGCTCAACGCCGTGGTGCAGAGGGGGATCAACGACGGCGAGGTCACAGATCTGCTCGAATACGCGGCCCGCCAAGGCCTGACCCTCCGGTTCATCGAGATGATGCCGATCGGGCCGGGACTCGGCATGCCCCGCCTATTCATCCCGAGAGACGAGATTCTGGAACGGCTCTCGGAGCGCTTCACGCTGCTGCCGTCGACCGAGCGCCTGGGTCTGGGACCGGCCAGCTACTACCGCATCCAGGAATTAGGGACCCTGGTCGGATTCATCGCGCCTGTCTCTCACCCGTTCTGCGACGCCTGCAACCGCATCCGGATCTCGAGCGACGGACGATTCCAGGATTGCCTGGCCTACGACGGCACCTTCTCGTTCAGGGACCGGCTCCGGACGCCGGGTGTTTCCGACGATGAGATCGCCGGGGAGGTTCGGGATCTCTTGCAGGGAAAGAGACCGGGCCATGCGGGTTTTGTCCAACTGCCGTCGCTCGCGACTCCGTGCATGAGCGCGATTGGAGGTTAA
- a CDS encoding MoaD/ThiS family protein yields MTITLRFFATLKTRFRADQKEVTLDRSKTAREIFEELFDSPEDGARFLPFTRFAVNCEYVPPETVVRPGDELAFIPPVSGG; encoded by the coding sequence ATGACGATCACCCTTCGTTTCTTCGCAACCCTCAAAACCCGCTTTCGCGCGGATCAGAAGGAAGTCACCCTCGACCGCTCCAAGACGGCCCGCGAAATTTTTGAGGAACTCTTCGATTCCCCGGAGGACGGCGCGCGCTTCCTGCCCTTCACCCGTTTTGCCGTCAACTGCGAGTACGTGCCTCCGGAAACGGTCGTGCGGCCGGGGGACGAACTCGCGTTCATCCCGCCGGTCAGCGGAGGTTAA
- the moaCB gene encoding bifunctional molybdenum cofactor biosynthesis protein MoaC/MoaB, with product MIDITNKIESLRTAVAESRVIAKKETIDRAVKGDTPKGDVLNVARAAACLAAKKTQELIPYCHPLAIDAVSIAFEPKPGEITVRAEVKTVAKTGVEMEALTAAVVAALTIYDMMKGYDKDVVIGETRLIEKHGGKSDFGADLVAPVKTAVLVTSDSVSGGKKSDKSGKMICDEMKRFPVDVKHYAVVPDDREEIRKKILGWIEEKIGLIVTTGGTGLGPRDVTVEVVSSLIEREAPGITEAMRAFGQRRTPYAMLSRGVAGTRGRTLIVTLPGSSNGVREGIAAVFPHVLHAFNMMGGGGH from the coding sequence ATGATCGACATTACGAACAAGATCGAGTCCCTGCGCACCGCCGTCGCCGAATCCCGCGTGATCGCCAAGAAGGAGACGATTGACCGGGCCGTCAAAGGCGATACGCCCAAGGGCGACGTCCTGAACGTCGCCAGGGCCGCGGCATGCCTGGCGGCCAAGAAGACCCAGGAACTGATCCCCTATTGCCACCCCCTCGCCATCGACGCCGTCTCGATCGCGTTCGAGCCTAAACCGGGCGAGATCACCGTGCGGGCCGAGGTGAAGACGGTCGCAAAGACGGGGGTCGAGATGGAGGCCCTGACGGCCGCCGTGGTCGCCGCGCTCACGATCTACGACATGATGAAGGGTTATGACAAAGACGTCGTCATCGGCGAGACGCGATTGATCGAAAAGCACGGGGGCAAGAGCGACTTCGGGGCGGACCTCGTCGCCCCCGTGAAGACCGCCGTCCTCGTCACCTCGGACAGCGTCTCGGGGGGCAAGAAATCCGACAAGTCGGGGAAGATGATTTGCGACGAGATGAAACGATTCCCGGTCGATGTGAAACACTACGCGGTCGTCCCGGACGATCGCGAGGAGATCCGAAAGAAAATTCTGGGATGGATCGAGGAAAAGATCGGGCTCATCGTCACCACGGGCGGAACGGGGCTGGGTCCCCGCGACGTCACCGTGGAGGTCGTGAGCTCGCTCATCGAGCGGGAGGCGCCCGGCATCACCGAGGCCATGCGCGCCTTCGGGCAGAGGCGCACGCCGTACGCGATGCTCTCGCGGGGCGTGGCAGGCACGCGCGGACGGACGCTCATCGTCACGCTGCCCGGGTCGTCCAACGGCGTCCGGGAGGGGATCGCTGCGGTCTTTCCTCACGTCCTGCATGCGTTCAACATGATGGGGGGAGGAGGGCATTGA
- the tatA gene encoding twin-arginine translocase TatA/TatE family subunit encodes MRLGPWEIAAVLALALLIFGPSKLPSLGEGLAKFLKNFKKGIREVEKETAEIKDRLT; translated from the coding sequence ATGAGACTCGGACCTTGGGAAATCGCCGCCGTTTTGGCTCTCGCCCTCCTGATCTTCGGACCCAGCAAACTCCCTTCCTTGGGAGAGGGGCTCGCAAAGTTCCTCAAGAACTTTAAGAAGGGGATCAGGGAGGTCGAGAAGGAAACGGCCGAGATTAAGGACCGGTTGACCTGA
- a CDS encoding sulfite exporter TauE/SafE family protein, translating to MNAAWVITPLFFLTGLVYAMGGLAGGSTYLALLALFQYPYGSIPKVALLCNLIVAAGGTWHFVKAGHLDLKRVLPFLIGSIPAAYLGGRIPVGKELFTLLLGLSLAAAAARLLFLDKAIEAAKAPAIRNTWGLGLVLGTLLGFLSGIVGIGGGIFLAPVLLFLRWAGPRQAAAAASLFILVNSASGLLGQFTKGGLDIPAAHVIPLIAAAFLGGQIGSRLGAGRIPSLALQRITGLLILTVALRLLGGLWGGLW from the coding sequence ATGAACGCCGCATGGGTCATCACACCCCTGTTTTTCCTCACCGGCCTCGTCTACGCCATGGGGGGACTCGCCGGCGGTTCGACCTATCTGGCCCTCCTCGCCCTCTTTCAATACCCCTACGGCTCGATCCCAAAGGTCGCCCTCCTCTGCAACCTGATCGTTGCGGCGGGAGGGACCTGGCATTTCGTTAAGGCCGGGCATTTGGACCTCAAGCGGGTCTTGCCTTTTTTGATCGGCTCCATCCCCGCGGCCTATCTGGGGGGAAGGATTCCCGTCGGCAAGGAGCTCTTCACCCTCCTCCTTGGCCTCTCTCTCGCGGCGGCCGCCGCGCGCCTCCTGTTTCTCGACAAGGCCATCGAGGCCGCGAAGGCCCCCGCCATCAGGAATACTTGGGGTCTCGGGCTTGTCTTGGGGACCCTGTTGGGGTTTCTCTCGGGCATCGTCGGGATCGGCGGCGGGATCTTTCTCGCCCCCGTCCTTCTCTTTCTCCGCTGGGCCGGCCCGCGCCAGGCCGCGGCCGCGGCGTCCCTCTTCATCCTGGTCAACTCCGCGTCGGGGCTCCTGGGACAGTTCACAAAGGGAGGACTCGACATCCCGGCCGCTCATGTGATTCCTTTGATCGCCGCCGCCTTCTTGGGCGGCCAGATCGGGAGCCGCCTCGGCGCCGGAAGGATTCCAAGCCTGGCCCTGCAACGGATCACGGGCCTCTTGATCCTGACCGTCGCCTTGAGACTCCTTGGAGGCCTTTGGGGGGGACTCTGGTGA
- a CDS encoding NnrS family protein yields MNREIDAYRFFFPAGWLFGVAGTVLWILFLHHFMTVYPRDWHADLMTGGFLPLFAAGFLMTAVPRFTGSFGPERGDLMLTAALAASLLITVFLPNRLPFHASLGLFSLLMLAFCWRRIHRRSTYPPPPLIFALVAFTTQTAASIFQAAHDLTGRWEALDTLGRLFLYEGFQLLLILGVGIFLIPNLLGHPTCTPPVTMGIRPRDAKPLPFFRLVPAPLWAVSAILIGSFALEVWVSAVAAIAIRAAVFTLVSFHDWKIHRFPLVRSTMAWSLWISCWLLLLGLWLPAAFPSYAVHVRHLTYVGGFGLMTLAVATRVTLAHGGHDLALERTSRFFKAAVALILLATVTRSIARLLPEAAYWNHLLFAAWAWIAGLVAWGWFALPRIVRTTE; encoded by the coding sequence GTGAACCGCGAGATCGACGCCTATCGCTTCTTCTTTCCCGCCGGATGGCTCTTTGGAGTGGCGGGCACCGTCCTGTGGATCCTCTTTCTTCATCACTTCATGACGGTCTACCCCAGGGACTGGCACGCTGACCTCATGACGGGGGGATTCCTCCCCCTCTTTGCCGCGGGATTTCTCATGACCGCGGTCCCCCGATTCACCGGGAGCTTCGGCCCCGAGCGCGGCGACCTCATGCTGACGGCGGCGCTGGCGGCCAGCCTCCTGATCACGGTCTTTCTCCCGAACCGACTGCCCTTTCATGCCTCCCTGGGGTTGTTCAGTCTCCTCATGCTCGCCTTCTGCTGGCGCCGCATCCACCGGCGGAGCACGTATCCGCCGCCGCCTTTGATCTTCGCCCTCGTGGCTTTTACGACTCAAACGGCGGCGTCCATTTTCCAAGCCGCGCATGACCTGACCGGCCGCTGGGAGGCACTCGACACCCTCGGCCGCCTGTTCCTTTATGAAGGCTTCCAGCTCCTCCTCATCCTCGGGGTCGGGATCTTTCTCATCCCGAACCTTCTGGGCCATCCGACCTGCACGCCGCCGGTCACGATGGGGATCCGACCCAGGGACGCGAAGCCCCTCCCCTTCTTCCGCCTCGTTCCGGCCCCGCTGTGGGCGGTCTCGGCGATCCTCATCGGGTCCTTCGCCCTGGAGGTCTGGGTTTCGGCGGTCGCGGCGATCGCCATCCGGGCCGCGGTCTTCACCCTGGTGAGTTTTCACGACTGGAAAATCCACAGGTTTCCCCTCGTGCGATCGACCATGGCGTGGAGCCTCTGGATCTCCTGCTGGCTCCTTCTATTGGGTCTCTGGCTCCCCGCCGCCTTTCCGTCTTATGCCGTCCACGTCCGGCACCTGACCTACGTGGGCGGGTTCGGTCTCATGACCCTCGCGGTCGCGACCCGCGTGACCCTAGCCCACGGCGGCCACGACCTCGCGCTGGAACGGACTTCGCGCTTTTTCAAGGCGGCCGTCGCCCTCATCCTGCTCGCCACGGTGACGCGCTCGATCGCGCGGCTCCTTCCCGAGGCGGCCTATTGGAATCATCTCCTCTTCGCCGCCTGGGCCTGGATCGCTGGGCTCGTCGCATGGGGCTGGTTCGCCCTTCCGCGCATCGTTCGAACAACCGAATAG
- a CDS encoding molybdenum cofactor biosynthesis protein MoaE: MIAIVHERIDVPQVLDSVRSVTSGGVVHFLGTIRNDGGIEGLLYECYPEMARKVLESIAAEARRRWPIEAVSVVHRVGWIPVGEEAVVVAVASPHRADAFEACRYVIDALKSEAPIWKIEGGQHAACC, encoded by the coding sequence ATGATCGCGATCGTTCACGAACGGATCGACGTCCCCCAGGTCCTCGACTCCGTGCGTTCGGTGACGTCGGGCGGCGTCGTGCATTTTCTCGGGACGATCCGCAACGACGGCGGGATCGAGGGGCTTCTCTATGAATGCTATCCCGAGATGGCGCGGAAGGTCCTGGAATCGATCGCGGCGGAGGCCAGGCGCCGCTGGCCCATCGAGGCCGTCTCGGTCGTTCACCGCGTCGGTTGGATCCCCGTGGGCGAGGAGGCGGTGGTCGTGGCGGTCGCCTCGCCCCACCGCGCCGACGCCTTCGAGGCCTGCCGCTACGTGATCGACGCGCTGAAGAGCGAGGCGCCGATTTGGAAGATCGAAGGAGGCCAACATGCCGCTTGTTGCTGA
- a CDS encoding molybdenum cofactor guanylyltransferase — MPLVADITGVILAGGASSRFGENKALTNFLGVPIIKRVAKVMDVVFNDVLLVTNAPGAYEHLGIRMAQDGIPGMGPLGGIVTAFDNTMNDRIFVVACDMPLLQAITIERIIAQAGSADAAIATHDGIHEYLLALYSRNLLHRLRCCLGEEKLSLRDFCTHLSNVAWIPVEGDAWFNVNTRKDLEFLEKTHAD, encoded by the coding sequence ATGCCGCTTGTTGCTGACATCACGGGCGTCATCCTCGCGGGAGGGGCCTCCTCGCGCTTCGGGGAGAACAAGGCCCTGACGAACTTTCTCGGCGTCCCCATCATCAAGCGGGTCGCCAAGGTCATGGACGTCGTCTTCAACGACGTCCTCCTCGTCACCAACGCGCCCGGGGCCTACGAACACCTGGGAATCCGCATGGCCCAGGACGGAATCCCCGGCATGGGCCCCCTGGGAGGCATCGTCACGGCGTTCGACAACACGATGAACGACCGGATCTTCGTGGTGGCCTGCGACATGCCGCTGCTCCAAGCCATCACGATCGAAAGGATCATCGCGCAGGCGGGATCGGCCGACGCCGCGATCGCGACCCACGACGGCATCCACGAATATTTGCTGGCCCTCTATTCCCGCAACCTCCTCCACCGCCTCCGCTGCTGCCTCGGCGAGGAGAAGCTATCGCTCAGGGACTTCTGCACCCATCTCTCGAACGTCGCCTGGATTCCGGTGGAGGGGGACGCCTGGTTCAACGTCAACACAAGGAAGGACCTGGAATTCCTGGAGAAGACCCATGCTGACTGA